Proteins from one Acropora muricata isolate sample 2 chromosome 9, ASM3666990v1, whole genome shotgun sequence genomic window:
- the LOC136928285 gene encoding interferon-inducible GTPase 1-like: MEDFSPECWDDDFVKIEMDELKHEIDESGVSNIEAFLRKRLERWREVEVNLAITGDSGSGKSSFINAIRELYEDDDGAAPVDVTECTREPTPYDHPTSSNIKFWDLPGIGTPNYPDMETYVQKVQLEKYHTFLIFTATRFTTNDLLLAEKIRSMKKSFFFIRTKIDESVRAESRKRSFNEEAMLMKIRRDCAENLGDLLSNEEDIFLISNHEVDKWDFVRLTQAILDALSRYQRESLTLSLGKAITRSSAEIFQRKVNVLKGRIWLVATASAAAAMVPLPGLSLAVDAVLILRELNFYRSQLGLPEVGSDEFTKLRHATKEKVLQVGLTTAAQLSEFLAPYAAEAAVEEATRYLPYVGLAIASGMSFGATYYALYRLLGSVEDAALSVLREAHEKTAADLEID, encoded by the exons ATGGAAGACTTCTCGCCTGAATGTTGGGATGATGACTTTGTGAAAATCGAAATGGATGAACTTAAGCATGAAATCGACGAAAGTGGCGTTTCTAACATTGAAGCGTTTTTACGCAAAAGGCTTGAAAGGTGGAGAGAGGTAGAGGTGAATTTAGCAATCACTGGCGACTCGGGCTCTGGCAAATCCAGTTTCATCAACGCTATAAGAGA ACTCTATGAAGATGATGATGGAGCTGCACCCGTCGATGTCACTGAGTGTACAAGAGAACCAACTCCTTATGATCATCCAACCAGCTCCAACATCAAGTTTTGGGATCTACCGGGAATAGGCACCCCTAACTACCCTGACATGGAAACATACGTCCAAAAGGTGCAACTGGAGAAGTACCACACCTTTCTGATCTTTACAGCCACTCGCTTTACCACAAATGACTTGTTGCTTGCTGAGAAAATCAGATCAATGAAAAAGTCGTTTTTCTTCATTCGCACCAAAATTGATGAAAGTGTCAGAGCGGAGTCGCGAAAGCGCTCATTTAATGAAGAGGCCATGCTGATGAAAATACGGCGCGATTGTGCAGAAAATCTTGGTGACCTTCTCTCAAACGAGGAAGATATATTTTTGATAAGCAATCATGAGGTAGACAAGTGGGATTTTGTGCGACTAACCCAGGCCATCCTCGATGCCCTCAGCAGATATCAGCGAGAGAGTTTGACTTTATCCCTCGGCAAAGCAATTACAAGATCTTCGGCGGAAATTTTTCAGAGAAAAGTCAATGTCCTAAAAGGGCGCATATGGCTGGTTGCAACAGCATCTGCAGCAGCTGCCATGGTTCCTTTACCTGGGTTATCTTTAGCTGTTGACGCTGTGCTGATTTTGAGAGAGCTCAACTTTTACAGATCCCAGCTTGGTCTTCCAGAGGTAGGATCTGATGAATTTACAAAGCTGCGTCACGCCACCAAAGAGAAAGTCTTGCAGGTTGGCTTAACGACTGCGGCACAGCTGAGTGAATTCCTAGCCCCGTATGCAGCTGAGGCAGCTGTCGAAGAAGCTACACGTTATCTTCCATATGTAGGCTTAGCTATCGCAAGTGGTATGTCATTTGGAGCAACATACTATGCGTTATACAGGCTTCTGGGAAGTGTTGAGGATGCAGCTTTGAGTGTTCTTAGGGAGGCTCATGAAAAGACTGCTGCAGATTTGGAAATTGATTAA
- the LOC136927359 gene encoding interferon-inducible GTPase 1-like produces MMAKWEDGCAKEDDRLKDDTGARHRAADDINVSKTEEAREQRWPKVEVHIALTGDSGAGKSSFINAIRDLREDDEGAATVDVTQCTKEPTAYDHPAFPNAKFWDLPGIGTPSYPDMETYTKKVELEKYDAFLIFTATRFTENSLKLAVKIKSMKRKFIFIRTKIDNSARAESRKQSFDEQGMLTKIRCKCVERLGDLLSCEEDVFLISSHHPNKWDFSRLTEAIFDAVIMLQEQESLTLRVLQDLVITS; encoded by the exons ATGATGGCGAAGTGGGAAGATGGTTGTGCAAAGGAAGATGACAGGTTAAAAGACGACACAGGCGCGCGTCATCGTGCAGCCGATGATATTAACGTTTCAAAAACCGAGGAGGCAAGAGAACAGAGGTGGCCAAAGGTTGAGGTACATATAGCCCTCACTGGTGACTCGGGCGCCGGGAAATCCAGTTTCATCAACGCTATACGAGA TCTCCGTGAAGATGATGAAGGAGCTGCAACAGTTGATGTCACTCAATGCACCAAAGAACCAACTGCCTATGATCACCCAGCATTCCCCAATGCAAAGTTTTGGGATCTACCAGGAATAGGCACCCCTAGCTACCCTGATATGGAAACATACACCAAGAAAGTTGAACTGGAGAAATATGATGCCTTTCTCATTTTCACAGCCACTCGCTTTACTGAAAACAGCTTGAAACTTGCTGTCAAAATCaagtcaatgaaaaggaagttcATTTTCATCCGTACTAAGATTGATAACAGTGCCAGAGCTGAGTCACGAAAACAATCATTTGACGAACAAGGAATGCTGACCAAAATACGTTGCAAATGTGTGGAACGTCTTGGTGACCTGCTCAGCTGTGAAGAAGATGTGTTTTTGATCAGTAGTCATCATCCTAACAAGTGGGATTTTTCCAGACTTACAGAGGCCATTTTTGATGCTGTGATAATGTTGCAGGAACAAGAGAGCCTGACTTTACGAGTTCTCCAGGACTTAGTCATAACATCTTAG